A genomic window from Pecten maximus chromosome 6, xPecMax1.1, whole genome shotgun sequence includes:
- the LOC117329800 gene encoding uncharacterized protein LOC117329800, with amino-acid sequence MWSPNSKQKKILLFVCMLCVLFYLNHKYNTPMTLDLRHADVHAQCVIPEIDPFDKELTKLDKHPKPPTCSESMSLVFIDMNGYIQFNTSSFALNKLSKSEVVCSYRPVERSGGDDDVILKPEVQFTEPEYIESDVVVASCLNKKAKLIYQSVLTNIDFRTVLRANKIKMASPNQFNVILFGIDSLSRTGALRKIPKTMKYIQNDLGGITFKGYTKVGGNTFPNVVPLLTGRRADKEDLGHAWGQEYYDEFPLIQYNYSSAGYVTNFAEDWPYFSTFNYLSNGFKVQPTDHYLRPMYLTMKKLAPVSTSLEQVSLYLEDKSIKVMPSSLCYQNRIKHVIFLENLKRFLKGYKSQLKFSFSWMSELSHDYPYYLEIADQDFTDFLRWMKIEGHLDNTILLFMSDHGSRIDDLRNTPAGRIEARMPLLSIVLPEHFKKEHKHLVQTMMENTNVLTTAFDVNAMLGDVLHKNFDQNRKTTKPRRGISLFEKIPKERTCANASIAEHFCPCFVSKSTNIDSPDVQKIVNFSLERINRMLDKHRTVCVVLALSQVRDAQLIVSSFKRYETKKTFTIREFFNTPVKDQNKYTILFETAPSGALFEVTAHIESDGEVYFVGDITRTNRYGTQSQCIADKYLRNYCFCKK; translated from the coding sequence atgtgGTCGCCTAATAGCAAACAGAAGAAAATTCTTCTCTTCGTCTGTATGTTGTGTGTACTATTCTATCTTAACCACAAATACAATACTCCGATGACGTTAGACTTGCGTCACGCCGATGTGCATGCGCAGTGTGTCATACCGGAAATCGATCCATTTGACAAGGAGCTTACGAAACTGGACAAACACCCCAAGCCACCCACTTGTAGCGAGAGTATGTCAttagtatttatagatatgAACGGCTATATTCAATTTAACACATCATCATTCGCTTTAAATAAACTTTCAAAATCTGAGGTAGTCTGCTCTTACAGACCAGTGGAACGTAGTGGAGGCGACGATGACGTCATATTAAAACCGGAAGTGCAATTTACGGAACCAGAatatattgagagtgatgtcgtAGTGGCAAGTTGTTTGAACAAAAAAGCAAAACTTATATACCAAAGTGTGCTTACAAATATAGACTTCAGAACCGTATTAAGggcaaataaaataaaaatggcgTCTCCTAATCAATTTAATGTGATTCTGTTTGGTATAGACTCCTTATCAAGAACTGGCGCCTTGAGAAAAATTCCAAAAACtatgaaatatattcaaaatgattTGGGAGGAATCACTTTCAAAGGATATACGAAAGTGGGCGGCAACACATTTCCGAATGTTGTTCCGTTGTTGACAGGCAGACGAGCTGACAAGGAAGATCTAGGTCACGCCTGGGGACAGGAGTACTACGATGAATTCCCTCTTATACAGTACAATTATTCCAGCGCAGGCTACGTCACCAATTTTGCCGAGGATTGGCCATATTTCTCGACATTTAATTATTTGTCAAACGGCTTTAAAGTGCAGCCAACTGATCATTATTTACGTCCAATGTATCTTACTATGAAAAAATTAGCACCCGTGTCGACATCTTTAGAACAAGTAAGTCTTTATCTAGAAGATAAAAGTATTAAAGTGATGCCATCCTCGCTGTGCTATCAAAATCGGATCAAACATGTTATATTCTTGGAGAATTTAAAGAGATTTCTAAAAGGATATAAATCTCAATTGAAATTTAGCTTTTCATGGATGAGCGAACTCAGTCATGACTATCCATATTATCTCGAAATCGCTGATCAAGATTTTACGGATTTTCTTCGGTGGATGAAAATCGAAGGGCATCTTGATAAtactattttgttatttatgagTGACCATGGAAGTAGAATTGATGATTTAAGAAACACTCCAGCCGGGCGAATAGAAGCCAGAATGCCACTCCTTTCCATAGTACTCCCTGAGCATTTCAAAAAAGAGCACAAACATCTTGTGCAAACCATGATGGAGAACACAAACGTTCTGACAACGGCTTTTGACGTCAACGCAATGCTTGGTGACGTATTACACAAGAATTTTGACCAGaatcgaaaaacaacaaaaccGCGGAGAGGTATAAGCCTTTTTGAAAAAATTCCAAAGGAGCGGACGTGCGCAAACGCTAGCATAGCCGAACATTTTTGTCCGTGTTTTGTAAGTAAATCTACAAATATAGACTCGCCAGATGTTcagaaaattgttaatttcagtTTAGAAAGAATCAATCGCATGTTGGATAAGCACCGAACCGTATGCGTAGTATTAGCCTTGTCACAAGTAAGAGATGCTCAGCTCATTGTTTCAAGCTTTAAACGATATGAGACAAAAAAGACATTCACGATCAGGGAATTCTTCAACACACCAGTTAaagatcaaaataaatatacaatattgtttgaGACAGCACCAAGTGGCGCCCTGTTCGAAGTGACCGCGCATATTGAAAGTGACGGTGAAGTTTACTTCGTGGGGGACATCACGAGGACAAATAGATATGGAACACAATCACAGTGTATCGCTGATAAGTATCTACGTAATTATTGTTTCTGTAAGAAATGA
- the LOC117330188 gene encoding mucin-2-like, translating into MTHQNHTNNTTQPQPPNTHYTTHYHNPTLPPTNHNRNPKKQHTYHPHNRQTPHTTPHTTRKTPKNQPNPPTRQKNQHQTTPTTHYQTPDTTRPPTQTHHPPGPQPRPRQTQDYTPHQDQPPQTTQDTPRNTQHHTTTDTTTDPTTTTRPTKRPTRHPQTTQNQTRHDQTTTQTTTPTTTTATPKTTRPNTHTQDQPHDQNQHTDQPGPDQTTPTRTTQDPTRPRHTRPTPTRTQTPEPHTQPRHDQHTHRPHTQPTTDPTQDTPTPPTDTNHQELGNPTKHTRTNPTQPEKDHRPTTPPKRDPTHTPQPPTTPTNTTTDTSNHTPVNPNTTTTKARTSTTGPTLTKPTTRYNTTNNQPQHKTRQAIPHTPQTTHPQDQLPTTRPRHKQHDTKTQDTHSYPQHQTTTTNNQDQPQPTNRHPNPYTPFKTARPRHDTTNPNPQHN; encoded by the coding sequence ATGACCCACCAAAACCACACCAACAACACAACCCAACCACAACCACCAAACACACACTACACTACCCACTACCACAACCCAACCCTACCACCAACCAACCACAACCgaaaccccaaaaaacaacacacatacCACCCACACAACAGACAGACcccacacaccacaccacacaccaccaggaaaaccccaaaaaaccaaCCCAACCCACCTACACGCCAAAAGAACCAACACCAGACCACACCAACGACCCACTACCAGACACCAGACACGACCAGACCACCGACCCAAACCCACCACCCACCAGGACCACAGCCACGACCAAGACAAACACAAGACTACACACCCCACCAGGACCAACCACCCCAGACCACACAAGACACACCCAGAAACACACAACACCACACAACAACAGACACGACCACCGACCCTACGACAACTACCCGACCAACAAAAAGACCCACCAGACACCCCCAAACCACACAAAACCAGACCAGACACGACCAGACCACGACACAAACGACCACCCCGACCACGACAACAGCGACCCCAAAAACGACACgaccaaacacacacacacaggaccAACCACACGACCAAAACCAACACACCGACCAACCAGGCCCCGACCAAACAACGCCCACCAGGACCACACAAGACCCGACCAGACCCCGACACACCAGACCAACACCAACCAGGACACAAACACCAGAACCACACACCCAACCACGACACGaccaacacacacacagacCACACACCCAACCAACCACAGACCCGACACAAGACACACCAACCCCACCAACCGACACGAACCACCAGGAACTAGGAAACCCAACCAAACACACCAGGACCAACCCAACCCAACCGGAAAAGGACCACCGACCAACCACACCACCAAAACGCGACCCGACCCACACCCCACAACCACCAACCACACCCACAAACACAACCACAGACACCAGTAACCACACACCAGTAAACCCCAACACCACCACGACCAAAGCCAGGACCAGCACCACAGGGCCCACCCTAACCAAACCAACGACCAGATACAACACGACAAACAACCAACCACAACACAAAACCAGACAAGCCATACCACACACACCCCAGACCACACACCCCCAGGACCAACTACCCACGACCAGACCACGACACAAACAACACGACACGAAAACCCAGGACACACACTCATACCCACAACACCAGACCACCACCACTAACAACCAGGACCAACCCCAACCTACCAACCGACACCCCAACCCCTACACACCATTTAAAACCGCCCGGCCCCGACACGACACTACCAACCCAAACCCCCAACACAATTAA